The proteins below come from a single Marinobacter bohaiensis genomic window:
- a CDS encoding YeaH/YhbH family protein — translation MTHIVDRRLNGKNKSAVNRERFLRRYRHHIKKAVADAVQRRSITDIERGENVSIPSKDIDEPIFHHGQGGHREIVHPGNKEFVAGDTVPKPQGGGGGQGQGGASPDGEGMDEFAFQITQDEFLDFLFDDLELPNLARKKLKDTEAFKYERAGFTSQGIPAKLDVVRSLRGAHARRLGLGGARKRKLRELEAQLAELKAHPHEPDPAFSPQDQIDALEAEIKRLKGNLRRIPWIDEIDLRYRQHVKKPKPATSAVMFCLMDVSGSMTQVHKDIAKRFFILLYLFLKKNYKRIEVVFIRHHTSAKEVDEEEFFYSRETGGTIVSSALKLMKQIVDARYSPSEWNIYAAQASDGDNWNDDSPICGKILADQILPLVQYYAYVEITPQDHQMLWYEYEKILEQDPNSFAMQQIADPGDIYPVFRQLFERKAA, via the coding sequence ATGACCCATATCGTCGACCGCCGCCTGAACGGCAAGAACAAGAGCGCCGTGAACCGCGAACGCTTCCTGCGCCGCTACCGCCATCACATCAAGAAGGCGGTGGCGGACGCGGTCCAGCGCCGCTCAATCACCGACATCGAGCGCGGCGAAAACGTCAGTATTCCTTCGAAAGACATCGACGAACCCATATTCCACCACGGCCAGGGCGGACACCGGGAAATAGTGCATCCCGGCAACAAGGAATTCGTCGCCGGCGACACCGTGCCCAAACCCCAGGGCGGCGGTGGCGGCCAGGGCCAGGGCGGCGCCAGCCCGGACGGGGAAGGCATGGACGAATTCGCCTTCCAGATCACCCAGGACGAATTCCTGGATTTCCTGTTCGACGACCTGGAACTGCCCAACCTGGCCCGCAAGAAACTCAAGGACACCGAGGCCTTCAAGTACGAACGAGCCGGCTTCACGTCCCAGGGCATCCCCGCCAAGCTGGACGTGGTGCGCTCCCTGCGCGGCGCCCACGCTCGCCGACTGGGTCTGGGCGGCGCCCGCAAGCGCAAGCTGCGGGAGCTGGAAGCGCAACTGGCCGAGCTCAAGGCCCATCCGCACGAACCGGATCCGGCGTTCAGCCCACAGGACCAGATCGACGCCCTGGAAGCGGAGATCAAACGCCTGAAAGGCAATCTGCGCCGCATCCCCTGGATCGACGAAATCGACCTGCGCTATCGCCAGCATGTGAAGAAGCCCAAGCCGGCCACCAGTGCGGTGATGTTCTGCCTGATGGACGTGTCCGGCTCGATGACGCAGGTGCACAAGGACATCGCCAAGCGCTTCTTCATCCTGCTGTACCTGTTCCTGAAGAAGAACTACAAGCGCATCGAGGTGGTGTTTATCCGCCACCACACCAGCGCCAAGGAAGTGGACGAGGAAGAGTTCTTCTACTCCCGGGAAACGGGCGGCACCATCGTGTCCAGCGCGCTCAAGCTGATGAAGCAGATCGTCGACGCCCGCTACTCGCCCTCGGAGTGGAACATCTACGCCGCCCAGGCCTCGGACGGCGATAACTGGAACGACGATTCGCCCATCTGCGGCAAGATCCTGGCCGACCAGATCCTGCCGCTGGTGCAGTACTACGCCTATGTCGAGATCACGCCCCAGGATCACCAGATGCTCTGGTACGAGTACGAGAAGATCCTGGAGCAGGACCCCAACAGCTTTGCCATGCAGCAGATCGCGGACCCGGGCGACATCTACCCGGTCTTCCGCCAGTTGTTCGAGAGGAAAGCCGCATGA
- a CDS encoding SpoVR family protein → MTGTVDRPPETRQPISTTSEWTFDLIRQYNDEIARCAEEFGLDTYPNQIEVISAEQMMDAYSSVGMPVGYHHWSFGKQFLNTSKGYKRGQMGLAYEIVINSDPCIAYLMEENTLPMQALVIAHACYGHNSFFKGNYLFRTWTDASAIIDYLVFARHYVAECEERHGLDAVEQILDSCHALMNYGVDRYKRPSPISAAEEQRRQKEREEYMQRQINDLWRTIPRMGAEEDSDERKRSRYPADPQENLLYFIEKNAPLLEPWQRELIRIVRKLGQYFYPQRQTQVMNEGWASFWHYTLLHRMYEKGLVTDGFMLEFLQSHTAVIYQPPFDSPWYSGINPYTLGFSIYTDLRRICEEPTDEDRAWFPDIAGSDWVETLHFAMRNFKDESFIQQFLSPKVMRDLKLFAISSEEDEDVYRITAIHDEMGYRALREKLARQYNLSYREPNIQVWNVDLRGDRSLTLRHVPADGIPLGESTSEVLRHTHRLWGFDVHLESVDDGTVVEEFHCPPHHLDDD, encoded by the coding sequence ATGACCGGAACCGTCGACAGACCGCCAGAAACCCGGCAGCCGATCTCCACCACATCGGAGTGGACGTTCGACCTGATCCGGCAATACAACGACGAAATCGCCCGATGCGCCGAGGAATTCGGCCTGGACACCTACCCCAACCAGATCGAGGTGATCAGCGCCGAGCAGATGATGGACGCCTACAGCTCGGTGGGAATGCCGGTGGGCTACCACCACTGGTCGTTCGGCAAGCAGTTCCTGAACACCTCCAAGGGCTATAAGCGCGGGCAGATGGGGCTGGCCTACGAGATCGTGATCAACTCCGATCCCTGCATTGCCTACCTGATGGAAGAGAACACCCTGCCCATGCAGGCGCTGGTGATCGCCCACGCCTGCTACGGTCACAACTCCTTCTTCAAGGGCAACTACCTGTTCCGCACCTGGACCGACGCCAGCGCCATCATCGACTATCTGGTCTTCGCCCGGCACTACGTGGCCGAGTGCGAAGAGCGCCACGGCCTGGATGCGGTGGAACAGATCCTGGATTCCTGCCACGCCCTGATGAACTACGGCGTGGACCGCTACAAGCGCCCCTCCCCCATCTCCGCGGCCGAGGAGCAGCGCCGTCAGAAGGAGCGCGAAGAGTACATGCAGCGCCAGATCAACGACCTCTGGCGCACCATTCCCCGCATGGGCGCCGAAGAAGACAGCGACGAGCGCAAGCGCAGCCGCTACCCGGCAGACCCGCAGGAGAACCTGCTCTACTTCATCGAGAAAAACGCGCCGCTGCTGGAACCCTGGCAGCGCGAGCTGATCCGTATCGTGCGCAAACTGGGCCAGTACTTCTATCCCCAGCGCCAGACCCAGGTGATGAACGAGGGCTGGGCCAGCTTCTGGCACTACACCCTGCTGCACCGGATGTACGAGAAAGGTCTGGTGACCGACGGCTTCATGCTGGAATTCCTGCAGAGCCACACGGCGGTGATCTATCAACCGCCGTTCGACAGCCCGTGGTATTCGGGCATCAACCCGTACACCCTGGGCTTTTCCATCTACACGGACCTGCGCCGGATCTGCGAGGAGCCGACGGACGAGGATCGCGCCTGGTTCCCGGACATCGCCGGCTCCGACTGGGTGGAAACCCTGCATTTCGCCATGAGGAACTTCAAGGATGAGAGCTTCATCCAGCAGTTCCTGTCACCCAAGGTGATGCGGGATCTCAAACTGTTCGCCATTTCCAGCGAGGAGGATGAGGACGTCTACCGCATCACCGCGATCCACGACGAGATGGGCTACCGCGCCCTGCGGGAGAAGCTGGCGCGCCAGTACAACCTGAGCTACCGCGAGCCCAACATCCAGGTGTGGAACGTGGACCTGCGCGGCGATCGTTCGCTGACCCTGCGCCACGTGCCGGCCGACGGTATCCCCCTGGGCGAGAGCACCAGCGAAGTGCTGCGTCACACTCACCGGCTGTGGGGGTTCGATGTGCATCTGGAGAGCGTCGACGACGGTACTGTGGTGGAAGAATTCCACTGCCCGCCCCACCATCTGGACGACGACTGA